In Candidatus Dependentiae bacterium, the following proteins share a genomic window:
- the efp gene encoding elongation factor P has protein sequence MIATSDFKKGTKILFKDAPYMVLDYQHVKPGKGGAFVRTKMKNMITGLMHEETFRSGEKFSAPDLAYKQMQYLYQDDELYQFMDQESFEQVALNKEQLVEVLDYLKEQEVYTILYFNEKPIGVTPPLFIELKVIDTQPGVRGDTAQGGATKPATLETGMVLQVPLFINEEDMLKIDTRDGQYIERVKK, from the coding sequence GTGATTGCGACTTCTGATTTCAAAAAAGGAACTAAAATTCTTTTCAAAGATGCGCCATATATGGTTTTGGACTATCAACATGTTAAACCTGGCAAGGGTGGTGCATTTGTTCGCACAAAAATGAAAAATATGATCACTGGGTTGATGCATGAAGAAACATTTCGTTCAGGAGAAAAATTTTCTGCACCAGATTTAGCTTATAAGCAAATGCAGTATCTGTATCAAGATGATGAGCTGTATCAATTTATGGACCAAGAGAGTTTTGAGCAGGTTGCACTCAATAAAGAGCAGCTTGTTGAAGTGCTTGACTATCTTAAAGAACAAGAGGTTTATACTATTTTATATTTTAATGAGAAGCCGATTGGAGTAACGCCACCGCTTTTTATTGAGTTAAAAGTTATTGATACACAGCCGGGCGTGCGTGGTGATACTGCTCAAGGTGGTGCAACAAAGCCAGCAACATTAGAGACGGGCATGGTATTACAGGTTCCACTTTTCATCAACGAAGAAGATATGCTCAAAATTGATACAAGAGATGGTCAATATATTGAACGCGTAAAAAAATAA
- the nusB gene encoding transcription antitermination factor NusB yields the protein MATCEPQKHPEIVYNDLSRRDVRSLIFHLLYVAESYEYSTPLQSLVDMFNRGYNLSIPFNSEVVTIAQAIIDARDELDNTIMPLLINWRFERIGVVTKLILRFALWELSRGETPSNIVINEAIELAKCFAEKDSYKFINGVLDKAVQQQNPQE from the coding sequence ATGGCAACATGCGAGCCACAAAAACATCCAGAGATCGTGTACAATGATTTGTCTCGTCGAGATGTACGTTCGCTTATTTTCCACTTGCTATATGTTGCTGAGTCTTATGAATATTCAACTCCATTGCAATCGCTTGTTGATATGTTTAACCGTGGTTATAACCTTTCTATTCCTTTTAATTCTGAGGTGGTTACAATTGCTCAAGCAATTATTGATGCGCGTGATGAACTTGATAATACAATAATGCCACTTTTGATTAATTGGCGCTTTGAGCGTATTGGAGTTGTTACAAAGCTTATTTTGCGCTTCGCATTATGGGAGTTATCTCGAGGTGAGACTCCAAGCAACATTGTTATTAACGAAGCCATTGAACTTGCGAAATGCTTTGCTGAAAAAGATTCCTATAAATTTATTAATGGTGTTTTGGATAAAGCTGTGCAGCAACAAAATCCTCAAGAATAA
- the ndk gene encoding nucleoside-diphosphate kinase — MKEITFAMIKPDAVGEKNTGKIITMIEEKGFDIVRMLKGRLRKEDAENFYAIHKDRPFFGELVEFITSGPVIVMALEKDNAIADWRKLMGPTDSKQAPEGTIRHAFGTDVGINAVHGSDAPETAQQELSMFFPDLVKQ, encoded by the coding sequence ATGAAAGAAATAACTTTTGCAATGATAAAACCAGATGCAGTTGGTGAAAAAAATACTGGTAAAATCATCACTATGATAGAAGAAAAAGGTTTTGATATTGTTCGCATGCTCAAAGGCAGATTGCGCAAAGAAGATGCAGAAAACTTCTACGCAATTCACAAAGATCGTCCATTTTTTGGCGAACTCGTTGAATTTATAACTTCAGGCCCAGTTATTGTTATGGCACTAGAAAAAGATAACGCAATTGCAGATTGGCGTAAACTTATGGGACCGACAGATTCAAAACAGGCACCTGAAGGAACCATTCGTCATGCATTTGGTACTGATGTTGGCATAAATGCAGTACATGGCTCTGATGCACCAGAAACAGCACAACAAGAATTAAGTATGTTTTTTCCTGATTTGGTGAAACAATAA
- a CDS encoding 30S ribosomal protein S1 codes for MSKECIRPEQFARVNNHTQITDENLTLSKEQLDELSVLYEGIFDRFVPGKLIVGTIARIDQDGILVNIDYKSDGLVPRYEFGPHELEKFKVGDDIEVILDELEDVQGNVILSYEKAKAMRAWDEITKLHEEGKPVDGTVTHKVKGGLNVDIGIPAFLPGSQIDLQRVSDFDQYVGQTITANIIKLNKKRGNVIISRRKFLSEQRSESRKKVLDTLSEGQVIQGIVKNITNYGVFIDIGGVDGLLHITDMTWGRISHPNELVKLGDSITVKVLSFDKDNEKISLGLKQLEENPWQKIAEVYKVGDRIKGTISSITDYGLFVEIAKGVEGLVHISEISWTNRINDLAHKFKVGQTIEVLVVSLDVENRRMSLSIKQLAKNPWESVAEQFTVGQKIKGTISNITDFGIFVQLLPGIDGLVHISDLSWTEHIEHPADRYKKGDEVEAIVLIVDVENKKVSLGIKQLSQDPWEGIEKEYPVGKIITGEVSKITNFGAFVKLALGVEGLIHISELSQDRNVEKVEDILKVGQQVEARVINVNKEDRKLGLSLNLTETKKEKVIKQQRPQQRKPEKQKAAAKPKSLLQMELEKHAARQEDNSDTE; via the coding sequence ATGTCAAAAGAATGTATCAGGCCAGAACAGTTTGCTAGGGTAAATAACCACACACAAATTACGGATGAAAACCTTACACTCAGCAAAGAGCAATTAGATGAATTGAGTGTATTATATGAAGGTATATTCGATCGTTTTGTACCGGGAAAATTAATAGTCGGCACCATTGCTCGTATAGATCAAGACGGCATTTTGGTTAATATCGATTACAAATCCGACGGCCTTGTACCTCGTTATGAATTTGGACCACATGAGCTTGAAAAATTTAAAGTAGGCGACGATATAGAAGTCATTCTTGATGAACTTGAAGATGTTCAGGGTAATGTAATTCTCTCATACGAAAAAGCAAAAGCAATGCGTGCGTGGGATGAGATTACTAAATTACATGAAGAAGGTAAACCTGTAGACGGTACTGTTACTCATAAAGTTAAAGGTGGTTTAAACGTTGATATTGGTATTCCTGCGTTCTTGCCAGGATCACAAATTGACCTACAACGTGTATCTGATTTTGATCAATATGTTGGGCAAACAATTACTGCCAATATTATTAAACTTAATAAAAAGCGTGGTAACGTTATTATCTCTCGCCGGAAGTTCTTATCAGAACAACGTTCTGAATCACGTAAAAAAGTGCTTGATACACTCAGTGAAGGCCAAGTAATTCAAGGAATCGTTAAAAATATTACTAACTACGGTGTGTTTATCGATATTGGTGGTGTGGATGGCTTGCTTCATATTACAGATATGACTTGGGGCCGCATTTCCCATCCAAACGAATTAGTAAAACTCGGCGACAGCATTACCGTAAAAGTACTCTCCTTTGATAAAGATAATGAGAAAATATCTCTAGGCTTGAAGCAACTTGAAGAAAATCCATGGCAGAAAATTGCTGAAGTTTATAAAGTAGGCGATAGAATTAAGGGAACAATTTCAAGTATTACTGATTATGGTCTTTTTGTAGAAATTGCAAAAGGTGTTGAAGGATTAGTACATATTTCTGAGATTTCATGGACAAATCGCATCAATGATTTGGCACATAAGTTTAAAGTTGGCCAGACAATTGAAGTGTTAGTTGTTTCTCTCGATGTTGAAAATAGACGCATGTCATTAAGTATCAAACAGCTTGCAAAAAATCCATGGGAATCTGTTGCAGAACAATTTACAGTTGGTCAAAAAATCAAAGGAACTATCAGTAACATTACTGACTTTGGTATTTTTGTACAATTGTTACCTGGCATAGACGGCCTTGTTCACATTTCTGATCTTTCATGGACTGAGCATATTGAGCATCCAGCAGATCGCTACAAAAAGGGTGATGAGGTTGAGGCTATTGTATTAATAGTTGATGTTGAGAATAAAAAAGTATCTCTTGGCATTAAACAACTTTCTCAAGATCCATGGGAAGGCATTGAGAAGGAATATCCTGTTGGAAAAATCATTACTGGTGAAGTTTCAAAAATCACTAACTTTGGTGCATTTGTAAAACTCGCACTGGGAGTAGAAGGTTTGATACATATCTCTGAGTTATCTCAAGATCGTAATGTTGAAAAAGTAGAAGATATACTCAAAGTTGGTCAACAAGTAGAAGCGCGTGTGATCAATGTTAATAAGGAAGATCGTAAGCTCGGCTTAAGCTTAAACCTTACAGAAACGAAAAAAGAAAAGGTTATAAAACAACAGCGCCCGCAACAACGTAAACCTGAAAAACAGAAAGCAGCTGCAAAACCGAAAAGTCTGTTGCAAATGGAACTAGAAAAACACGCTGCACGACAAGAAGATAATAGCGACACAGAATAA
- a CDS encoding leucine--tRNA ligase, whose product MRSHMKYDVKSIEEKWRNEWKHNPPAQTKSVGSGKKFYCLDMFPYPSGTGLHVGHWRGYVLSDIYARIKWLQGYNVLHPMGWDAFGLPAENDAIKRGIHPATSTAHNIANFKRQLAYIGAIYDWSKEINTTNSDYYKWTQWIFLQIYKAGLAYEDHTPINWCPSCLTGLANEEVINGGCERCDTVVVPKKIRQWVLKITQYAKKLLDGLDTLEWPEKVKLMQKNWIGKSEGLIFTAPVKDTNLTIQTFSTHFETFVADTFVVIAPDHPFLPQLLEGIPHKADILAFCDEIINARMQEHYDEHDIKGIFTGRYIEDPVSGNDLPIWVASFALADYGTGMVKCSAHDERDFKFAKKYDIPLNTVLFPADDSERAQRIKNLEECYIDMQNGILTAPSEFAGNRGKDVREHIITYCEQKGFAQRHTTYRLRDWIFSRQRYWGEPIPLVHCNTCGVVPVPENQLPIKLPEVKKYQPTGTGESPLTTVIEWVNTTCPQCNGHAKRETNTMPQWAGSCWYFLRYPSPQLPDKPFTQEDMNYWLPVDLYIGGVEHAILHLLYARFYTKVLYDLGHIPFDEPFKNLFNQGMVLKYSEKSGLVEKMSKSKGNTVNPDVIVEQHGTDVLRMYMMFMGPPELDCEWQDAGLLGIKRFVNRFWDFCSDTKNIVDGQEDKNVTQRVHKFIKEFQERIDRFKPNTAISAAMELLNDVTAVSMRISKNSLESILVCFSVLAPHMASELLERMCSKRLDDCQWPTYDPAFLVTQEIKIVIQVNGRVRATLLVAADAIQQEVEPLARKEAAKWLEGKRVKKVIFVSNKLISFVIS is encoded by the coding sequence ATGAGGTCGCACATGAAGTATGATGTAAAAAGCATAGAAGAAAAGTGGCGCAATGAGTGGAAGCACAATCCACCAGCGCAAACCAAATCAGTTGGTTCAGGAAAAAAATTCTATTGCTTAGACATGTTCCCATATCCGTCTGGAACGGGATTGCACGTTGGGCACTGGCGTGGTTATGTGTTATCTGATATTTATGCGCGTATTAAGTGGTTGCAAGGGTACAATGTTCTTCACCCAATGGGGTGGGATGCTTTTGGACTTCCTGCAGAGAATGATGCGATAAAACGCGGTATTCATCCAGCGACTTCTACAGCTCACAATATTGCAAACTTTAAGCGGCAATTAGCATATATTGGTGCCATTTATGATTGGTCAAAAGAGATAAATACCACTAATTCAGATTATTATAAGTGGACACAATGGATTTTTTTGCAAATATATAAGGCTGGTCTAGCATATGAAGATCACACGCCAATTAATTGGTGTCCATCATGTTTGACTGGTTTGGCAAATGAAGAAGTGATTAATGGCGGCTGTGAGCGATGCGATACTGTTGTTGTACCAAAAAAAATAAGGCAATGGGTATTAAAAATTACACAGTATGCAAAAAAATTACTTGATGGTTTGGATACACTCGAATGGCCAGAAAAAGTAAAGTTGATGCAAAAAAATTGGATTGGAAAAAGTGAGGGACTGATTTTTACTGCACCAGTAAAAGATACTAATTTAACTATTCAAACATTTTCTACGCATTTTGAAACATTTGTAGCCGATACGTTTGTGGTTATTGCGCCAGATCACCCATTTTTACCCCAATTGCTTGAGGGTATTCCACATAAAGCTGATATTCTGGCATTTTGTGATGAGATTATTAATGCACGTATGCAGGAGCATTATGATGAGCATGACATTAAAGGAATTTTTACTGGTAGATATATAGAAGATCCAGTTAGTGGCAATGATTTACCGATTTGGGTAGCAAGTTTTGCACTTGCTGATTACGGAACGGGAATGGTGAAATGTTCTGCACACGATGAACGTGATTTTAAGTTTGCAAAAAAATATGATATTCCCCTTAACACAGTTCTTTTTCCAGCAGATGATTCAGAGCGTGCACAGCGTATAAAAAACCTTGAAGAATGTTATATCGATATGCAAAATGGTATTTTAACTGCACCGTCAGAGTTTGCTGGCAACAGAGGTAAAGATGTGCGAGAACATATTATCACGTATTGCGAGCAAAAAGGCTTTGCCCAACGGCATACAACGTATCGTTTACGTGATTGGATTTTTTCTCGTCAACGCTATTGGGGTGAACCGATTCCATTGGTTCATTGTAATACATGTGGTGTTGTGCCGGTTCCAGAAAATCAATTACCAATTAAACTTCCTGAGGTAAAAAAATATCAGCCAACAGGAACAGGAGAATCTCCACTTACTACTGTTATTGAGTGGGTTAATACAACATGTCCGCAGTGTAATGGACATGCAAAACGAGAAACAAATACAATGCCGCAATGGGCTGGTTCGTGTTGGTATTTTTTGCGATATCCAAGTCCGCAACTTCCAGATAAACCATTTACTCAAGAGGATATGAACTATTGGTTGCCGGTTGATTTATATATTGGCGGTGTGGAGCATGCAATTTTACATTTGTTGTATGCACGATTCTATACAAAAGTATTGTACGATTTAGGGCATATACCATTTGATGAGCCATTTAAAAACTTGTTTAATCAAGGTATGGTTCTGAAATATTCAGAAAAAAGTGGTCTCGTAGAAAAAATGTCTAAATCAAAAGGTAATACGGTTAACCCAGACGTTATTGTAGAACAGCACGGTACTGATGTATTGCGAATGTACATGATGTTTATGGGGCCACCAGAGCTTGATTGTGAATGGCAAGATGCGGGCTTACTTGGTATTAAACGATTTGTAAATCGTTTTTGGGATTTTTGTTCTGATACAAAAAATATTGTTGATGGACAAGAAGATAAAAATGTTACGCAACGCGTGCATAAATTCATTAAGGAGTTTCAAGAGAGGATTGATCGTTTTAAGCCAAATACAGCAATTTCTGCTGCTATGGAATTGCTCAATGATGTTACTGCAGTATCAATGAGAATAAGTAAAAATTCTCTTGAAAGTATTTTAGTTTGTTTTTCTGTTCTTGCACCACACATGGCAAGTGAGTTGTTAGAACGTATGTGCAGCAAGAGGTTAGATGATTGCCAATGGCCAACGTATGATCCGGCATTTCTTGTTACACAAGAAATAAAAATAGTGATACAAGTTAACGGCCGTGTACGAGCAACACTTTTGGTTGCTGCTGATGCAATACAACAAGAGGTTGAACCATTGGCAAGAAAAGAGGCTGCAAAGTGGCTTGAAGGGAAAAGAGTTAAAAAAGTAATATTTGTTTCTAACAAATTGATTAGTTTTGTTATCTCCTAA
- a CDS encoding AbrB/MazE/SpoVT family DNA-binding domain-containing protein, giving the protein MVKKLSKYGNSLALIIDKPILDLLNITAQTVLEITTDGTNITIRPVKKGKKRDDKDQKIMKAVKKIMDRYADDLQKLADE; this is encoded by the coding sequence ATGGTTAAAAAATTATCTAAATACGGTAATAGTCTTGCACTCATTATTGATAAGCCAATTTTGGATCTCCTGAATATTACTGCTCAAACAGTGCTTGAAATTACTACTGATGGTACAAACATTACAATTAGGCCGGTAAAAAAGGGCAAAAAAAGGGATGATAAGGACCAAAAAATAATGAAAGCAGTAAAAAAAATAATGGATCGGTATGCTGATGATTTGCAAAAGCTAGCTGATGAATAA
- a CDS encoding type II toxin-antitoxin system death-on-curing family toxin translates to MNNIEFLLIQHVIAIHREQINCFGGIHGVRDVGLLNSAIAMSQATFDGQYLHDDIFKMSAAYMFHIIKNHPFLDGNKRTGIITGLTFLEINNVEVIKPKDYFYKMGVDIACSNIDKDTISRMLHDVVGN, encoded by the coding sequence ATGAATAACATAGAGTTTTTGCTGATACAGCACGTTATTGCAATTCACCGTGAGCAAATAAATTGTTTTGGTGGTATTCATGGTGTTCGCGATGTTGGCTTACTCAACTCTGCTATTGCAATGTCGCAAGCGACGTTTGATGGCCAGTATTTACATGATGATATTTTCAAGATGTCTGCTGCATACATGTTCCATATTATTAAAAATCACCCATTCCTTGATGGTAATAAGCGCACTGGGATTATTACTGGTCTTACATTCTTGGAAATAAATAATGTTGAAGTAATTAAACCAAAAGATTATTTCTATAAAATGGGTGTAGATATTGCATGTTCAAATATTGATAAAGATACTATTTCTCGTATGCTACACGATGTGGTAGGTAACTAA
- the ligD gene encoding non-homologous end-joining DNA ligase, which yields MRGITKGQDVLVKYIKVGKYKVRLTNQYFALFTGSSNTFKKIIITKGELIDYYYRIALTMLPHIEDRLLTMHRFPAGIQEKGFFQKDVSDYFPSWIQRKAVKKKTNGIVRYAVCNNAATLVYLANQGCITMHIGLHKIDKMQCPDRMIFDLDPSKKDFAVVKKIAKQLRVLLEDTLGLPTFVMTTGSRGLHVVVPLKRVHTFEYTKQFARSCAEVLVARNMKILTLEMRKNKRKDRIFIDVLRNSFGQTSVAPYSVRAKPGAPIATPLLWQEIGRLKNAQQYHIKNIFRRLSAQSDPWQDIDKKACSLKKAYKKLQKML from the coding sequence ATGCGTGGCATAACAAAAGGTCAAGATGTGTTAGTTAAGTATATTAAAGTTGGCAAGTATAAAGTGCGCTTGACGAATCAATATTTTGCACTTTTTACAGGCTCTTCAAATACCTTTAAAAAAATAATTATCACCAAAGGTGAACTGATTGATTATTACTATCGGATAGCGCTAACTATGTTGCCACACATAGAAGATAGACTGTTGACGATGCACCGATTTCCTGCAGGAATACAAGAAAAAGGTTTTTTCCAGAAGGATGTTTCAGATTATTTTCCATCATGGATACAAAGAAAAGCTGTTAAAAAAAAAACTAATGGTATAGTGCGGTATGCTGTATGCAATAATGCAGCAACATTGGTATACCTTGCCAACCAAGGATGTATCACTATGCATATTGGTTTACATAAAATTGATAAAATGCAGTGTCCAGACCGTATGATTTTTGATCTTGACCCTTCAAAAAAAGACTTTGCAGTGGTAAAAAAAATAGCCAAGCAATTGCGAGTGTTGCTTGAAGATACATTAGGTTTGCCAACCTTTGTTATGACTACCGGATCACGCGGTTTGCATGTGGTAGTACCGCTAAAGCGAGTGCATACGTTTGAATATACAAAACAATTTGCTCGTTCATGTGCTGAAGTGCTGGTAGCACGTAATATGAAGATATTAACATTAGAAATGCGCAAGAATAAGCGTAAAGATCGTATTTTTATTGATGTATTACGTAATAGTTTTGGGCAGACTAGTGTTGCACCATATTCTGTGCGTGCAAAGCCTGGTGCACCAATTGCCACACCACTGCTCTGGCAAGAAATTGGACGATTAAAAAATGCACAGCAGTATCATATAAAAAATATATTCCGACGTTTGAGTGCTCAAAGCGATCCGTGGCAGGATATTGATAAAAAAGCGTGTTCATTAAAAAAAGCGTATAAAAAACTACAAAAAATGTTATAA
- a CDS encoding fructose-6-phosphate aldolase, with protein MRLFLDTADVQSIKKYIDTGLIDGVTTNPSLLAKAGSDPKKQITEIVTLLPDGEISVEVTEKSPEAVYKQAKVIAGLAHNIVVKIPCHIDYYSIINRLAKEGIKLNITLVFTLVQGLMMCKLGVHCISPFLGRLDDIDVDGASLLHEMRQIIDEYGFATQILAASIRHVRHFHDSIMAGADIATLPISVFEKAATHVLTHQGIQLFDADWKKLGIKQFP; from the coding sequence ATGAGATTATTTTTAGATACTGCTGATGTGCAGAGTATTAAAAAATATATTGATACTGGTTTAATAGACGGCGTAACAACTAATCCAAGTTTGTTGGCAAAAGCAGGTAGTGATCCTAAAAAGCAGATTACCGAAATTGTTACCTTATTGCCTGACGGAGAGATTAGTGTAGAAGTGACAGAAAAATCTCCAGAAGCGGTGTATAAGCAAGCGAAAGTAATTGCCGGGCTTGCGCACAACATTGTGGTAAAAATTCCGTGTCACATTGATTACTATTCAATTATCAATCGTTTGGCAAAAGAAGGAATAAAACTAAATATTACGCTAGTCTTTACTCTGGTTCAAGGCTTGATGATGTGCAAACTTGGGGTTCATTGTATTTCTCCTTTTTTGGGTCGATTGGATGATATCGATGTTGATGGTGCTTCACTGCTGCATGAAATGCGACAGATAATTGATGAATACGGATTTGCGACACAAATTTTAGCTGCTTCAATTCGTCATGTGCGGCATTTTCATGATTCAATCATGGCTGGAGCTGATATTGCAACACTCCCTATTTCAGTATTTGAAAAAGCAGCTACACATGTACTTACTCATCAAGGCATTCAACTATTTGATGCTGATTGGAAAAAGCTCGGTATTAAGCAGTTTCCTTAA